In Candidatus Methylomirabilis tolerans, a single genomic region encodes these proteins:
- a CDS encoding helix-turn-helix domain-containing protein — IGPATPEEVLEFLMEQHELSQYDLAKELGGQPVVSQILRGKRRLTREHIERLSKRFGVAPATFYPASTTI, encoded by the coding sequence CTATCGGCCCAGCAACCCCTGAGGAAGTGCTGGAATTCCTCATGGAGCAGCACGAGCTAAGCCAGTACGACCTCGCCAAGGAGCTTGGGGGCCAGCCGGTCGTGTCGCAAATCCTCAGAGGGAAGCGAAGGCTTACACGAGAGCATATCGAGCGGTTGAGCAAGCGATTTGGGGTAGCGCCCGCCACCTTCTACCCCGCAAGCACTACAATCTAA